In a genomic window of Shouchella clausii:
- a CDS encoding LXG domain-containing protein codes for MILDTNELITEIERSIEQKRDHRDQLQTLQSKVEAICHLETLQGEGGAAIKDYFTTLHLPVLLFFQQFIETHISQLETVKDNLLSYDGDANTLVRTEFLNEVKMDLNRVINYTRDSANIINSAYESVSDLIHTGRWESSALTDKAREARGQIEDAEDHLEETDQNNQTVLETSQATLEHLEALVRKVEGWTTKEAMLSQETIEQIRSYYNDSSTVSNLMNEDQMRPLLDKMRTGEELTLTEKTMVYYYIQNELVDQEKMGEIANKVATDKEGLVDHLNEHVLVSTESLAHELETVELFLMSQELKPGGVDHSMELAYLRAYEGLLRNYDRFIAEMAKIGKLDPEVHTDKLFMGVEDIIEKPSELNMTILETDFRIEIFPENPYNITRQEWLEHNHSIGFRQHNVSEVMYFYDEDAGSTMGSWARQQLGADYESHTGNFILATVFQKIGALAYDQTFGRVDNRAIRELKWFVDKENAHDEEQANKEDKLTLRMVEDTATNLGMEVQVSNRPTPNSPNRNELNVELYKTAHTEQLLERWEEVHKLDPMFPYPKEEIEAQNWPAVSEELKNNETLLRREHEHGDFDFFAYIRLGEGDLQEKFGEKE; via the coding sequence ATGATTCTCGATACGAATGAACTGATTACGGAAATCGAACGTTCGATTGAACAAAAACGAGATCACCGGGACCAATTGCAAACGCTTCAATCCAAAGTAGAAGCCATCTGTCACTTAGAAACCCTCCAAGGAGAGGGAGGCGCAGCGATCAAAGACTACTTCACAACGCTGCACTTGCCTGTACTATTATTCTTCCAACAGTTTATCGAAACGCATATTAGCCAGCTTGAGACGGTGAAAGACAACTTGCTTTCCTATGACGGCGATGCCAATACCCTTGTCCGGACAGAGTTTCTGAATGAAGTGAAGATGGATTTGAACCGTGTCATCAACTATACGAGAGACTCGGCGAACATCATTAACAGCGCATACGAATCGGTGAGTGATCTGATCCACACAGGCCGCTGGGAGTCATCAGCCCTAACCGACAAAGCGAGAGAAGCGAGGGGACAGATTGAAGACGCAGAAGACCACTTAGAGGAAACCGACCAAAACAATCAAACCGTGCTCGAAACTTCCCAAGCAACACTAGAACATCTCGAAGCCTTGGTGCGCAAAGTCGAAGGATGGACGACGAAAGAGGCGATGCTCTCCCAGGAAACAATCGAACAAATTCGCTCGTATTACAATGATTCATCGACTGTGTCTAACTTGATGAACGAAGACCAGATGCGCCCTCTCCTAGACAAAATGCGCACCGGCGAAGAATTAACGCTTACCGAGAAAACGATGGTTTATTACTACATTCAAAATGAATTGGTCGACCAGGAGAAAATGGGCGAAATCGCCAATAAAGTAGCGACTGACAAGGAAGGGCTGGTCGACCACCTCAATGAACACGTCCTTGTATCAACGGAATCGCTAGCCCACGAATTGGAGACAGTCGAGCTCTTTCTCATGAGCCAAGAGTTGAAACCAGGCGGCGTTGACCATTCCATGGAGCTCGCCTACCTGCGCGCCTATGAGGGCCTCTTGAGAAACTACGACCGCTTTATTGCCGAAATGGCCAAAATCGGGAAGTTGGATCCAGAAGTTCATACTGACAAGTTGTTCATGGGAGTAGAGGACATTATTGAAAAGCCGAGTGAGCTGAATATGACCATTTTGGAAACAGACTTTCGAATCGAAATCTTTCCAGAAAATCCATATAATATCACGCGTCAAGAATGGCTCGAACACAACCATTCCATCGGATTCCGGCAGCATAATGTATCAGAAGTGATGTACTTTTATGATGAGGATGCAGGAAGTACGATGGGGAGTTGGGCTCGTCAACAGTTAGGCGCGGATTACGAGAGTCATACTGGGAACTTTATTCTTGCGACAGTTTTTCAAAAAATTGGTGCACTGGCATACGATCAAACATTTGGGAGAGTAGATAATAGGGCTATTAGAGAATTGAAATGGTTTGTAGATAAAGAGAACGCACACGATGAAGAACAAGCCAATAAAGAGGATAAGTTAACATTACGAATGGTTGAAGATACTGCTACGAACTTGGGAATGGAAGTCCAGGTGTCAAACCGCCCGACACCGAACTCGCCCAATCGGAATGAATTAAATGTAGAGCTGTACAAGACTGCGCATACAGAACAGCTTCTTGAACGATGGGAAGAGGTGCATAAACTTGATCCAATGTTTCCTTATCCGAAAGAGGAAATCGAAGCCCAAAATTGGCCAGCAGTCAGTGAAGAACTAAAAAATAATGAAACCTTGTTGCG